In bacterium, the following are encoded in one genomic region:
- a CDS encoding porin: MFKKMPLTLSVLTLLTAGAAFAGDANWNFYGVAHASLNSLSNGEDSQLGLTSNTSRFGFKGTTPMNEDFTAFWQFESLLDIEGNDGNGTEIGTRNTFLGMKHATAGKIVFGRHDTPFKTLGRKVEMFPDQLGDFRSVTDGWDRRLTEIVAYVSPDWDGFSIFAAYQFDQVDALEVTKADWEAETAMSAMAAYSTEQFMIGAAYEAASSGYGETNGDEVGDGPKAIRLAGKYMAEQFDIGALFQSATYQYAVADDYRRLEEPDDGCRRCLPSEPEVDHQGPDVHVQHVHRR, encoded by the coding sequence TTGTTCAAGAAGATGCCGCTTACCCTGTCGGTCCTGACGCTGCTCACGGCCGGCGCCGCTTTCGCCGGTGACGCCAACTGGAACTTTTACGGCGTCGCCCACGCCTCGCTGAATTCGCTGAGCAACGGCGAAGACAGCCAGCTGGGCCTGACCAGCAACACCTCGCGCTTCGGCTTCAAGGGCACCACGCCGATGAACGAAGACTTCACGGCGTTCTGGCAGTTCGAGTCGCTCCTGGACATCGAAGGCAACGATGGTAACGGGACCGAGATCGGCACCCGTAACACGTTCCTCGGCATGAAGCACGCGACGGCCGGCAAGATCGTGTTCGGTCGCCATGACACCCCGTTCAAGACCCTGGGCCGCAAGGTCGAGATGTTCCCCGACCAGCTGGGCGACTTCCGCTCGGTGACCGATGGCTGGGACCGCCGCCTGACCGAGATCGTCGCCTACGTCTCCCCGGACTGGGACGGCTTCTCGATCTTCGCCGCGTACCAGTTCGACCAGGTCGACGCGCTCGAAGTCACGAAGGCCGATTGGGAAGCCGAGACCGCGATGAGCGCGATGGCTGCCTACTCGACCGAGCAGTTCATGATCGGCGCTGCCTACGAGGCCGCCTCGTCGGGCTACGGCGAGACCAATGGCGACGAGGTCGGCGACGGCCCGAAGGCCATCCGCCTGGCCGGCAAGTACATGGCTGAGCAGTTCGACATCGGCGCCCTGTTCCAGAGCGCGACCTACCAGTACGCTGTCGCCGACGACTACCGACGACTGGAAGAGCCAGACGATGGGTGTCGGCGCTGCCTTCCATCTGAACCCGAAGTGGACCATCAAGGGCCAGATGTACATGTTCAACACGTACACCGACGCTGA